One Glycine max cultivar Williams 82 chromosome 4, Glycine_max_v4.0, whole genome shotgun sequence DNA segment encodes these proteins:
- the LOC102662250 gene encoding long-chain-fatty-acid--AMP ligase FadD26 yields MAYKYENYDPSFPDQPVVDLYLPVWARLAALKSKPAFIWAQDLSTSTLLTYQQLNSTVDVISSRLLSPPLQKRGDTVLLLCSPGLDLVELIFACQRAGLLSVPIIPPHPAFAKENYHHLIRAISQTKPKAAIAHPHYISSIRHYVSSPHNNNKLTHMLQSIHWISIDELKHGRQGNNNMVTLNNLDYRGCKADEVYLVQYTSGATGVPKPVLVTAGSAAHNVRTARRAYDLHPNSTIVSWLPQYHDCGLMFLLLTVVSGATCVLTSPTAFIKRPRLWLELLSEFKATCTPVPSFTLPLVIKRGGVHQGASPLNLSTLKNLIIINEPIYRDSVEEFFHTFSPFGLSPSSISPSYGLAENCTFVSTAWRSVNSDNDGVGAGANSSSFPDFPAHNKLLPVARLGNVEEEDVEIMVVKEETLEPAEDGVEGEIWVASPSNASGYLGHPCFTREVFHGRLRNVVSKCFLRTGDRGIVKGEKRYLFVTGRCQDVMELRNGQKVHPHYIETAAYNSCTKLLRGGCLAAFKVSSMVAVVAEMQRIKKGIEKGVLKRICEGIKEAVWENEKVEVGWVVLVESESVPKTTSGKLQRGKAKEKLLAGGMKILMEMQFGKDVSVSKIAQTKVRQVAWEENVTGSLLCVEAHSTLMSLL; encoded by the coding sequence ATGGCATACAAGTACGAGAATTATGACCCCTCCTTCCCCGACCAACCCGTGGTTGACTTATACCTCCCAGTTTGGGCCAGGTTAGCAGCCTTGAAGTCCAAGCCAGCCTTCATTTGGGCTCAAGACTTGTCCACCTCCACTCTTCTCACCTACCAACAACTTAATTCCACCGTTGATGTCATCTCCTCTCGGCTACTCTCTCCTCCATTACAAAAAAGAGGTGACACTGTCCTTCTTCTCTGCTCTCCAGGACTTGACCTAGTTGAGCTCATCTTCGCGTGCCAAAGAGCTGGTCTTTTGAGCGTCCCCATCATCCCTCCTCACCCTGCCTTCGCTAAAGAAAACTATCACCATCTCATACGAGCCATTTCACAGACCAAGCCCAAAGCCGCCATCGCTCACCCTCACTACATATCAAGCATTCGACACTACGTGTCTTCTCCacataacaacaacaaacttACTCACATGTTGCAAAGCATCCACTGGATCTCCATTGACGAACTCAAACATGGACGTCAAGGTAATAATAACATGGTTACTTTAAATAATCTTGATTACCGTGGTTGCAAAGCAGATGAGGTTTACTTGGTTCAGTACACGTCTGGTGCCACTGGGGTTCCAAAACCCGTGCTTGTCACAGCGGGTTCAGCCGCTCACAACGTTAGAACAGCGAGAAGAGCTTACGATCTTCATCCCAACAGCACAATCGTTTCGTGGCTTCCACAGTACCATGACTGTGGTCTCATGTTTCTGTTGCTCACCGTTGTATCTGGCGCTACTTGTGTTCTCACTTCCCCAACCGCGTTCATCAAGCGCCCCAGACTCTGGCTTGAACTCTTGTCGGAATTCAAGGCCACGTGCACTCCCGTTCCCTCCTTCACATTGCCGCTCGTCATCAAGCGTGGAGGAGTTCACCAGGGAGCTTCACCCCTCAACCTTTCAACTCTGAAAAACCTCATAATCATCAACGAACCCATCTATAGAGACTCAGTGGAAGAATTTTTTCACACTTTTTCTCCATTTGGGTTAAGCCCTTCTTCTATTTCTCCTTCCTATGGGTTAGCAGAGAATTGCACCTTTGTGTCCACTGCGTGGAGGAGCGTTAATAGTGACAACGATGGTGTCGGTGCTGGTGCCAATTCTTCAAGCTTCCCAGATTTTCCAGCTCACAACAAACTCTTACCGGTTGCAAGGCTCGGAAACGTGGAAGAGGAAGACGTGGAAATCATGGTTGTTAAGGAAGAAACGTTGGAGCCAGCTGAAGATGGTGTTGAAGGAGAAATTTGGGTTGCTTCCCCAAGCAACGCTTCTGGGTACCTTGGCCACCCTTGTTTTACAAGAGAAGTGTTTCATGGAAGACTAAGAAACGTGGTTAGTAAGTGCTTTCTTCGAACTGGGGACAGAGGCATAgtgaaaggagaaaaaagatatCTTTTTGTCACTGGTCGCTGTCAAGACGTTATGGAACTCCGAAACGGTCAAAAGGTTCATCCACATTACATAGAGACTGCGGCTTATAATAGTTGCACGAAGTTACTCAGAGGTGGTTGCCTTGCTGCGTTTAAAGTTTCATCAATGGTGGCGGTTGTGGCAGAGATGCAGAGGATCAAAAAGGGTATTGAAAAGGGTGTGTTGAAGAGAATTTGTGAGGGAATTAAGGAAGCTGTTTGGGAGAATGAGAAGGTGGAGGTTGGATGGGTGGTTTTGGTTGAGAGTGAGAGTGTTCCGAAAACCACTTCTGGGAAATTGCAAAGAGGGAAGGCTAAGGAGAAGCTTCTTGCAGGGGGAATGAAGATTCTGATGGAGATGCAGTTTGGAAAAGATGTTTCTGTTTCTAAGATAGCACAGACGAAGGTAAGACAAGTGGCTTGGGAAGAAAACGTAACTGGTTCACTTTTATGTGTAGAAGCTCATAGCACATTAATGTCACTTCTATGA
- the LOC113001470 gene encoding uncharacterized protein, with protein MERDSLCFLHPFLTQFLAALVSSSSSWSSSFDLALIDIKSHYLEGGIYELRETIMKANTTHIIPPPVFDGDEYDLWIARMITHLEALDLWEPIEEDYTVWPLPQNPIVAQLKNHKERKIRMVKAKSMKETKTIKSYVDKLLSIANKVRLLGKDFPNERTVQKILVTVPEKYESKILALKESKDLSNITLGQLVNALQAQEQRRMMRHEEAVQGAFHIKAQNSRGDKDKKNNKWNNKKPAESSNKQQNDTFLPCPHCKKTNHYKKKCWWRPYIKCRKCGKLGHVKQICKSLEEARVSMEQQEEEQLFVATCFATSNSSNDSWLIDSSCTNHMTNDQTLFKELDKTIVSKVKIGNGDSISVKGKETVTIESLTGLKHISDVLYVPDID; from the exons ATGGAACGGGACTCACTCTGCTTTCTTCATCCTTTCCTCACTCAGTTTCTCGCtgctcttgtttcttcttcttcgtcttgGTCTTCGTCGTTCGATCTTGCCTTG ATTGATATCAAGAGTCATTATCTTGAGGGAGGGATCTATGAGTTGAGAGAAACAATAATGAAAGCAAACACAACACACATAATACCACCACCAGTTTTTGATGGTGACGAGTACGACCTATGGATTGCAAGGATGATTACTCATCTTGAAGCACTAGATCTTTGGGAACCGATAGAAGAAGATTATACAGTTTGGCCACTGCCTCAAAATCCTATAGTGGCTCAGCTGAAGAATCACAAAGAGAGGAAGATAAGAATGGTCAAGGCCAAA AGCATGAAAGAGACAAAAACTATCAAAAGTTATGTTGACAAACTGTTGAGCATTGCAAACAAGGTACGTCTCCTCGGTAAGGATTTTCCTAACGAAAGGACAGTGCAAAAAATACTTGTTACCGTACCTGAAAAATATGAATCTAAAATATTAGCATTAAAGGAGTCAAAAGACTTGTCAAATATCACCCTTGGACAATTAGTAAATGCTTTACAGGCACAGGAACAGAGGAGAATGATGAGACATGAGGAGGCAGTACAAGGTGCTTTTCATATAAAAGCACAAAACTCAAGAGGAGACAAAGATAAGAAGAACAACAAATGGAATAACAAGAAACCAGCTGAAAGCTCCAACAAGCAACAAAATGATACTTTTCTTCCTTGTCCACACTGCAAAAAAACAAaccactataaaaaaaaatgttggtggAGGCCTTACATCAAGTGCAGAAAATGTGGTAAGCTGGGGCATGTAAAGCAGATTTGCAAGTCACTGGAGGAGGCAAGGGTGTCCATGGAGCAACAAGAAGAAGAGCAACTCTTTGTTGCAACATGTTTTGCTACAAGCAATAGTTCCAATGATTCATGGTTAATAGACAGCAGCTGTACAAATCATATGACGAACGACCAAACGCTTTTTAAAGAGCTTGACAAAACTATTGTTTCCAAAGTAAAAATTGGAAATGGTGATTCCATCTCAGTCAAAGGAAAAGAAACTGTTACTATAGAAAGTTTAACAGGTTTGAAACATATCTCTGATGTCTTATATGTGCCTGACATTGACTAG
- the LOC100790760 gene encoding probable DNA-3-methyladenine glycosylase 2, giving the protein MGEQTLGQAQSLIEPQPLPAPSSTAVPDGATVDSELNNVPRPTTSPATKIPLRPRKIRKVSPDPSTSESQTETPKPAKTGGRNTTKAAPPRALTVVPRIVARSLSCDGEVEIALRYLRNADPVLSPLIDIHQPPTFDNFHTPFLALTRSILYQQLAYKAGTSIYTRFIALCGGENGVVPETVLALTPQQLRQIGVSGRKASYLHDLARKYQNGILSDSAIVNMDDKSLFTMLTMVNGIGSWSVHMFMIFSLHRPDVLPINDLGVRKGVQLLYNLEDLPRPSQMDQLCDKWRPYRSVASWYMWRFVEAKGTPSSAVAVATGAGLQQQQHHQHHHQHQQQEQQQQQQQQQQHPPQPQLLDPINSMFNLGAACAWGQ; this is encoded by the exons ATGGGCGAACAGACGCTAGGTCAAGCACAATCCCTAATCGAACCTCAACCTCTCCCCGCCCCCTCCTCAACTGCCGTCCCCGACGGTGCCACGGTGGACTCCGAACTAAACAATGTCCCTCGGCCGACAACATCCCCAGCCACGAAAATCCCCCTCCGTCCCCGCAAGATCCGGAAGGTCTCTCCGGACCCCTCCACCTCCGAATCCCAAACCGAAACCCCCAAACCCGCCAAAACCGGGGGCCGCAACACCACCAAGGCTGCTCCGCCGCGAGCCCTTACGGTGGTCCCTCGTATAGTGGCGCGCTCACTCTCCTGCGACGGTGAAGTCGAGATCGCGCTCCGGTACCTCCGCAACGCGGACCCAGTCCTCTCCCCTCTCATCGACATTCACCAACCCCCAACCTTCGACAATTTCCACACTCCCTTCCTCGCCCTAACCCGCAGCATCTTGTACCAGCAACTCGCGTACAAAGCCGGCACCTCCATCTACACGCGCTTCATCGCGCTCTGCGGGGGCGAAAACGGTGTCGTTCCCGAAACCGTTCTCGCCCTAACACCCCAACAGCTTCGCCAGATTGGGGTTTCTGGGCGGAAGGCGAGTTACCTTCATGATTTGGCGAGGAAGTATCAGAACGGGATACTCTCCGATTCCGCCATTGTGAACATGGATGATAAGTCGCTCTTTACCATGCTCACCATGGTCAATGGCATTGGCTCTTGGTCTGTTCACATGTTCATGATTTTCTCACTCCACAGACCCGATGTTCTCCCCATCAATGACCTTGGCGTCAGGAAAGGAGTTCAGCTTCTCTACAACCTCGAGGACTTACCCCGGCCCTCGCAGATGGACCAGTTGTGTGACAAGTGGAGGCCTTACCGGTCCGTTGCTTCGTGGTACATGTGGAGATTTGTTGAAGCCAAGGGAACTCCTTCGAGTGCGGTGGCGGTAGCGACCGGTGCTGGcttgcagcagcagcagcaccaCCAGCACCATCACCAGCACCAACAACAggaacaacaacagcagcagcagcagcaacagcagCATCCTCCACAGCCACAGCTTCTGGATCCCATCAATAGCATGTTTAATCTCGG GGCCGCCTGTGCTTGGGGACAATGA